In Brevibacillus brevis NBRC 100599, a single genomic region encodes these proteins:
- a CDS encoding carboxypeptidase regulatory-like domain-containing protein, whose protein sequence is MAYPSDSQFIPFMLGGSPFVDVPNDESPGSVDMVGNATFPVAFLAYDGTYLYFRLRVNEDPRNSQKTGFQNFAWGYLINTTGVAGTYQWMLGVQGLRNRVALIQNTIVEFNSWNDPAEGTNGSGAPNWQAPIINFDTARVRLTNDGSNFSGTPDYFIDLVMPAATFFSTIGVTSLTSIRFLPFTSANDNNYNKDSLRISEGFSFENSLSNTTTVATGDVRASLAIDKQVTAGPTVVTTGQLSQWTGSITVTNTGKSQATTVVVNDLIELDQVTAFTVNAANIGSVIYNPLTKVLSWTIGNLAAGSTASLSFTVSGVFAVSPGGTRSLNTATVTGVDSFSGGTLSPVQDNIVITVNLAGSVAGVVLDQSTNLPVAGAQVALYDSIPVLIGTTTTDTDGAYSFTGLAPGLYSVSVTAPTYNAKIQFVSVLAGQTTRADILLPPSPGQVNGTITDTGLAPISGAVVKLINTTGVTVSQVVTGGGGTYQFTNVVPGAYTLAVSADTFQPATVAINVIRAQTTTQNVGLQTSVAKLSGLVTGPGGIPIAGALVEVLSQTGIKLTETTTDGAGTYLLTKLAGGIYQIRVSSAGFSTQLAGISLQAGDAKVLHFSLTTAFGTVSGTISDAQTGEGIPNASIKVVSRSGIAVGETVTDANGDYALSLLGPENYVLTAAAEGYAGKTVGIGINAGATTAVDLQLEKLAGILNGTVSDTGSNPLGNATVIVMKGIVPVAQTITDSAGTFSFPHLAPGMYTVTASASGYSTIVLGGTVQPQEISSLAFVLQASPGSIAGQVVDSGNQPIQGAAVVVRDNTAASAVVATVLTDGNGQFVVPNLLPQAYVVVVSAPNKTTVITGAIVPSLTTTMVNVQLADLPGSISGSVFDATSGLPITGASIAVSVLNQAGAIVAHANSDLSGNYQITGLAPGVYTITARATNYETNSASATVLVNTNTPVSLALFASPGEIQGQVLAAGTLQPIAGAQINALDFNGSVVHSVYSDSQGSFVITGLAQGQYVISASADGFQSNHVGAIVFANTTTPVQVQLNQDFGTINGTVAPVVPGTTIQLFDNNNLLKDTFVADGNGAFSFSGVAPGSYILIATAPSYAVQSVGAIVQPGQTTIVSFSLIPNPGSISGTVQDTGMQPIVNAVVRILDLNETTIGFGYTDSNGAYTIGNLPAGSFVVVASAPEYVTGSVGVTLGPGENKTGVDFDLEANAGGISGQVTDATNPAVFIAGGVVLIRSISNGNVVATASTDQTGSYLIQHLLPGAYTVTVSAPSYADQSVGANVVSGETTGASVALLPLPGSIVGSVINSLGVPVTGSEISVKLLDSNQAVKQSLLANESGVFFIGSVSPGVYTVIASASGYAVGTIGVIVAVSTATPTTITLPDLPAAISGVVTNQMTGFGIPGSTVLITEGHGVVLAQLLTDNQGNFLVEKLPPSVVNVTVSAPNFVSVSQAVILQGGITTTFQQALVPNPGSLSGVVTDQETGLPIIGATVIVFDSTRAAVGSVLTDATGSFSFDRLAPGGYTVNVNATGYASDVAGAQIQAGAASVLSFALNELLGGIAGTVRDEGTASPIAGAVITVRQGSPSGTILAIVLTNAQGQYMVSGLSPGSYTLIASATGFAAEASTAMVGLGATTGLDFSLSSLPANVTGKISDAILATPLPNTLIRLLGNNNTILFATQTDTQGIYFMDGFVAGNYTILARNESYQRESVSFDVAAGGTATVNIPLDPNPGDLQGTVRDALDGTPMVGAEVLIYFPGTNNLLSRTITDGLGQFKIDGLAPLTYTLAISAQNYITQPVGATIFSGQTTAIDVGLPPFPATVTGQVQAAGGAVVPNALVQVKDSHGTLFGSAITDDVGHFSVGNLPPGTYLISASENSYATAIQSITVPAGQTISGVILTMSPLSGNIFGQVTNQLTGLPITGAAVAIQLFANGLFVANTVTNQSGQFQVKGLTAGEYNVIASADGFGTHYRTVTVASGQTTVATVELLPFVGTVSGIVLLPDGNQASGNNIQLSLFHSKQIRLQNILAEPNGTFHFVNVAPGTYTVIGTILGIGTGQAEAVVLPNQTTFISIRLSQTGTIQGTVRSGLTGLKIAGATVYVQTVNQSNRTTVVVQTDSFGRYKVTGLAPGTYLVIANAMGSGEARGTVTLGTGDIVTLDLVLVPAAMSGSFRVATCPTILFTPF, encoded by the coding sequence ATGGCCTATCCTTCTGACAGTCAATTCATCCCGTTTATGCTCGGGGGAAGTCCATTCGTAGACGTCCCGAACGATGAAAGTCCCGGCTCTGTCGACATGGTAGGAAACGCTACGTTTCCCGTTGCCTTTTTGGCTTATGATGGAACGTATCTCTACTTTCGGTTGAGAGTCAATGAAGATCCAAGAAATTCGCAAAAAACAGGGTTTCAAAACTTTGCTTGGGGATATTTGATCAATACAACCGGAGTGGCTGGCACATACCAATGGATGTTGGGCGTGCAAGGCTTGCGCAACCGAGTTGCTTTGATTCAAAACACCATTGTTGAATTTAACTCCTGGAACGATCCGGCAGAGGGCACAAACGGCAGTGGAGCTCCCAACTGGCAAGCGCCGATTATCAATTTTGACACGGCTCGTGTGCGGCTGACGAATGACGGCTCTAATTTTAGTGGCACTCCTGATTACTTCATCGATCTCGTCATGCCGGCTGCTACTTTTTTTTCAACGATCGGTGTTACCTCCCTTACTTCCATTCGCTTCCTCCCTTTTACCTCTGCAAATGACAATAATTACAACAAAGACTCTCTGCGAATCAGTGAAGGCTTTAGCTTTGAAAATTCCTTGAGCAATACGACTACGGTGGCGACAGGAGACGTTCGGGCTAGCCTTGCCATCGATAAGCAAGTAACAGCAGGACCAACCGTTGTTACTACAGGACAACTATCGCAATGGACGGGATCGATCACTGTCACCAATACCGGGAAGAGCCAGGCAACGACTGTTGTAGTCAACGATTTGATCGAGCTGGATCAGGTAACGGCTTTTACGGTGAACGCAGCAAATATCGGCTCTGTCATCTACAATCCCCTCACGAAGGTGCTCAGCTGGACGATTGGCAATTTGGCCGCTGGTTCTACTGCCAGCTTGTCATTTACGGTCAGTGGGGTTTTCGCGGTCTCTCCCGGCGGAACACGGAGCTTAAACACAGCGACAGTTACTGGCGTAGACAGCTTTTCTGGCGGAACGCTTTCTCCTGTTCAGGACAATATTGTCATCACGGTTAACTTGGCTGGTAGTGTGGCTGGCGTGGTGCTTGACCAGTCTACGAACTTGCCTGTAGCAGGTGCGCAGGTCGCGCTGTATGATTCGATTCCCGTATTAATCGGAACGACGACAACAGACACAGATGGTGCCTATTCGTTTACTGGATTGGCTCCTGGTCTGTATTCTGTGTCGGTGACCGCGCCGACTTATAACGCCAAAATCCAATTCGTGAGCGTTTTGGCAGGGCAGACCACAAGAGCAGACATTTTGCTTCCTCCGAGTCCGGGCCAGGTGAATGGGACGATAACAGATACCGGATTGGCTCCCATCTCTGGGGCAGTGGTAAAGCTCATTAATACGACAGGCGTGACTGTAAGTCAGGTAGTGACTGGTGGCGGGGGGACTTACCAGTTTACCAATGTCGTGCCGGGTGCCTACACCCTTGCAGTCAGTGCGGATACATTCCAGCCAGCAACTGTTGCAATCAATGTCATTCGAGCCCAGACGACAACACAAAATGTAGGGCTTCAAACATCGGTTGCAAAGCTCTCCGGACTGGTTACAGGTCCTGGTGGCATACCAATTGCCGGGGCATTAGTAGAAGTGCTGAGTCAGACAGGGATTAAGCTAACGGAAACAACAACAGATGGAGCTGGCACGTATCTGCTGACCAAGCTAGCAGGAGGTATTTATCAAATCCGCGTCAGTTCCGCGGGCTTCTCTACACAATTAGCTGGAATCAGTCTGCAAGCGGGCGATGCCAAGGTACTTCATTTTTCTCTTACGACTGCATTTGGAACGGTAAGTGGAACCATTTCCGATGCGCAAACGGGTGAAGGAATCCCAAATGCAAGCATCAAGGTGGTATCTCGCTCAGGGATTGCAGTAGGAGAGACAGTAACCGACGCGAATGGAGACTACGCTTTATCCTTGCTTGGTCCGGAAAACTATGTCCTTACGGCTGCTGCAGAGGGGTATGCGGGCAAAACAGTTGGGATAGGGATCAATGCTGGAGCGACTACAGCGGTTGACCTCCAATTGGAAAAACTGGCAGGGATATTGAATGGGACTGTCTCGGACACAGGGAGCAATCCGCTTGGTAATGCTACTGTCATTGTTATGAAGGGAATTGTTCCTGTGGCGCAGACCATTACCGACAGCGCTGGCACCTTTTCCTTTCCGCACTTGGCCCCAGGCATGTATACCGTAACCGCTTCGGCTTCTGGTTATTCCACTATTGTGTTGGGGGGAACGGTGCAGCCTCAGGAAATATCGTCCCTTGCTTTCGTCTTACAGGCTTCTCCGGGATCAATCGCAGGACAGGTGGTCGACAGCGGCAATCAGCCGATTCAGGGTGCGGCTGTGGTCGTAAGGGATAATACGGCAGCAAGTGCTGTTGTCGCTACTGTATTGACTGATGGGAACGGACAGTTTGTGGTACCTAATTTGCTGCCGCAGGCGTACGTTGTCGTCGTATCTGCTCCGAATAAAACGACAGTAATCACAGGGGCAATCGTCCCCTCATTGACGACAACAATGGTGAATGTGCAGCTGGCAGACTTGCCGGGAAGCATTTCAGGTTCGGTTTTTGATGCTACCTCTGGTCTGCCGATCACTGGTGCTTCGATAGCGGTTAGCGTGTTGAACCAAGCAGGGGCAATCGTCGCCCATGCAAATAGCGATCTGTCGGGCAATTACCAGATCACAGGGCTTGCACCCGGAGTTTATACCATTACGGCCCGTGCAACCAATTATGAAACAAACAGTGCTTCCGCTACTGTACTTGTCAACACAAATACGCCTGTCAGCTTGGCATTGTTTGCGAGTCCGGGTGAGATCCAAGGGCAGGTGCTTGCTGCTGGGACGTTACAGCCGATTGCTGGTGCACAAATAAATGCACTCGATTTCAATGGCTCCGTCGTGCATTCGGTATATAGCGATAGTCAAGGAAGCTTTGTGATCACGGGCTTGGCGCAAGGTCAATACGTTATCAGTGCTTCGGCGGATGGTTTTCAGTCCAATCATGTCGGAGCCATTGTATTCGCGAATACAACTACTCCTGTCCAGGTTCAGCTCAATCAGGATTTCGGCACTATTAACGGTACAGTAGCTCCTGTCGTACCGGGAACGACCATTCAATTGTTCGATAACAATAACCTGTTGAAAGATACATTCGTCGCAGATGGAAATGGGGCATTTTCATTTTCAGGGGTCGCACCAGGCTCTTATATCCTTATCGCTACCGCTCCAAGCTACGCTGTTCAATCTGTTGGAGCGATCGTACAGCCAGGGCAGACGACCATCGTTTCCTTTTCGCTTATCCCGAATCCGGGCAGTATTTCTGGAACGGTGCAAGACACGGGTATGCAGCCGATTGTCAATGCTGTTGTTCGTATTCTGGATTTGAATGAGACGACGATAGGCTTTGGGTATACGGATTCAAACGGGGCCTATACAATTGGCAACCTGCCTGCCGGATCATTTGTCGTAGTGGCAAGCGCCCCCGAATATGTTACGGGCTCGGTTGGTGTTACTCTTGGACCTGGTGAAAATAAGACCGGAGTAGACTTTGATCTTGAGGCGAATGCAGGCGGGATTAGTGGGCAGGTGACGGACGCAACGAATCCTGCGGTATTTATTGCAGGCGGCGTTGTACTGATTCGTTCCATAAGTAACGGAAATGTAGTGGCTACAGCAAGTACCGACCAGACGGGCAGCTATTTAATTCAACATTTGTTGCCGGGGGCTTATACCGTCACGGTCAGTGCGCCTAGCTATGCAGATCAATCAGTAGGGGCCAATGTAGTCAGTGGAGAAACGACTGGGGCTAGTGTGGCGCTCTTGCCTTTGCCTGGGTCCATCGTGGGCAGTGTCATAAATAGCTTGGGTGTACCAGTTACGGGAAGCGAAATCAGCGTCAAGCTGTTGGATAGCAATCAAGCCGTCAAACAGAGCTTGCTCGCGAATGAATCGGGCGTATTTTTCATTGGGAGTGTTTCTCCTGGCGTTTACACCGTGATCGCATCAGCGTCTGGATATGCCGTAGGAACTATTGGCGTGATCGTTGCAGTCAGCACCGCAACTCCGACGACTATCACGTTACCTGACTTGCCAGCGGCTATTTCGGGTGTAGTGACCAATCAGATGACGGGATTCGGCATTCCGGGAAGCACCGTGCTCATTACAGAAGGCCATGGCGTTGTGCTTGCTCAATTGTTGACAGATAATCAAGGCAATTTTTTGGTTGAGAAGCTTCCGCCGAGTGTTGTAAATGTAACTGTTTCTGCGCCGAACTTTGTATCCGTCTCGCAGGCGGTTATTTTGCAAGGGGGCATTACCACCACCTTTCAGCAGGCATTAGTTCCCAATCCCGGGAGTTTATCCGGCGTTGTGACTGATCAGGAGACGGGCTTGCCGATCATTGGAGCAACGGTAATCGTCTTCGACAGCACTCGTGCCGCTGTGGGCTCCGTTCTGACCGATGCAACGGGAAGCTTTTCGTTTGATAGGCTGGCTCCTGGAGGGTACACCGTCAATGTCAATGCAACTGGATATGCAAGCGATGTAGCTGGCGCACAAATACAAGCAGGGGCGGCGTCCGTATTAAGCTTTGCGTTAAACGAGTTGCTCGGTGGGATTGCTGGTACAGTGCGAGACGAAGGTACAGCTTCACCGATTGCCGGTGCGGTCATTACGGTTCGACAAGGAAGTCCGTCTGGAACGATACTGGCTATTGTCCTGACGAATGCACAGGGCCAGTATATGGTGAGTGGACTGTCTCCTGGGAGCTATACACTGATCGCGAGTGCGACGGGTTTCGCTGCTGAGGCTTCAACAGCTATGGTCGGATTGGGAGCGACTACCGGACTTGATTTTTCTTTGTCGAGTCTACCAGCAAATGTCACAGGAAAAATTAGTGACGCCATTCTCGCCACACCCTTGCCGAATACGCTCATCCGTTTGCTGGGCAACAATAACACGATTCTCTTTGCAACGCAGACAGACACCCAGGGGATATACTTCATGGATGGATTTGTGGCTGGAAATTACACCATTTTGGCAAGGAACGAAAGCTATCAGAGGGAGAGTGTTTCCTTTGATGTAGCCGCTGGAGGAACAGCTACAGTCAATATCCCACTGGACCCGAATCCTGGTGATTTGCAGGGCACCGTCAGAGATGCGCTTGATGGCACGCCAATGGTAGGGGCGGAAGTATTGATCTATTTTCCGGGCACAAACAATTTGTTATCTCGGACGATTACGGACGGTCTCGGTCAGTTTAAAATCGACGGCTTGGCGCCATTAACTTATACGCTTGCGATTAGCGCTCAAAATTACATCACCCAGCCTGTTGGTGCGACGATTTTTTCTGGACAGACGACTGCAATTGATGTGGGGCTCCCTCCCTTTCCAGCTACTGTAACAGGTCAGGTACAGGCTGCTGGTGGAGCTGTCGTTCCCAATGCATTGGTACAGGTGAAGGATTCACATGGAACATTGTTCGGCAGTGCAATTACAGATGACGTAGGCCATTTCTCAGTTGGTAATCTGCCACCTGGGACGTATTTGATTAGCGCAAGTGAAAATAGCTACGCAACAGCAATACAAAGCATAACAGTGCCGGCTGGACAGACAATAAGCGGAGTTATTCTCACGATGTCTCCTCTTTCAGGCAACATTTTCGGACAGGTGACCAATCAGTTGACGGGACTCCCGATCACAGGGGCGGCCGTTGCGATTCAGCTGTTTGCAAACGGCTTGTTTGTTGCCAACACCGTTACGAACCAGAGTGGGCAATTCCAGGTGAAAGGCTTGACGGCCGGAGAGTACAATGTCATCGCAAGCGCAGATGGCTTCGGTACACATTACCGTACAGTTACGGTAGCAAGCGGGCAGACGACTGTGGCGACAGTTGAGCTATTGCCATTCGTCGGAACGGTATCAGGGATTGTCCTCTTGCCAGACGGAAATCAAGCCAGTGGTAACAATATTCAATTGTCGCTATTCCATTCAAAGCAGATTCGGCTGCAAAATATCCTGGCTGAGCCGAATGGCACATTCCATTTTGTCAATGTCGCTCCGGGGACGTATACCGTTATCGGGACCATCCTGGGCATTGGTACCGGTCAGGCAGAAGCAGTCGTTTTGCCGAACCAAACAACCTTTATCAGCATCCGCCTTTCTCAAACGGGTACGATACAAGGAACGGTTCGATCTGGTTTAACAGGCTTGAAAATTGCTGGAGCGACCGTATATGTGCAAACGGTAAATCAATCGAACAGAACCACTGTGGTCGTCCAAACAGACAGCTTTGGCAGGTACAAGGTGACTGGTCTTGCTCCTGGCACCTACTTGGTTATAGCCAATGCGATGGGGAGTGGAGAAGCGAGAGGGACAGTAACGCTAGGCACAGGGGATATCGTGACGCTCGATCTAGTTCTAGTTCCAGCAGCCATGAGCGGATCTTTTCGAGTCGCAACATGTCCGACCATTTTGTTTACCCCATTTTGA
- a CDS encoding YisL family protein, with amino-acid sequence MDFLPYKALIEAHVGSWEVAFVLLIVAYILYRVGKAKAGKIVHMLLRLMMVIILVSGAWMLFVGHATDFYYYVKGIIAVIAFGLMEMSLGKAKRQEGSIGFFIGCIVVLVLVILLGYRVLM; translated from the coding sequence TTGGATTTTTTGCCGTACAAAGCGTTAATTGAAGCGCATGTGGGTAGCTGGGAAGTTGCATTCGTGCTCTTGATCGTTGCCTACATTCTGTATCGCGTGGGCAAAGCAAAAGCAGGCAAGATCGTACATATGCTGCTCAGACTCATGATGGTCATCATTCTTGTATCCGGAGCTTGGATGCTTTTCGTGGGTCACGCAACAGATTTCTATTACTACGTGAAGGGCATTATTGCGGTTATCGCCTTTGGGTTGATGGAAATGTCCCTGGGTAAAGCAAAGAGACAAGAAGGCAGCATCGGCTTCTTCATCGGCTGTATTGTCGTTTTGGTGCTGGTTATTCTGCTTGGCTATCGCGTATTAATGTAA
- a CDS encoding proline racemase family protein produces MHINQLFTTIEAHTGGEPLRIITGGIPPLAGETILEKRRYFREELDHIRRVLMYEPRGHHGMYGCVMTEPVSPDAAFGVLFMHNEGYSTMCGHGIIAVVTAAIETGILWMEGPNERIVIDSPAGRIIAHATVKESLVHSVSFENVPSFVLAHDVPIEWGGRTFSVDISFGGAFYAVVQAEDIGVQVEMEQLVELQEWGRRIKEQIEAKMEVVHPLEPELKGIYGVIISDKPRVEGSDLRNVTIFADKQVDRSPCGTGTAARVATLHARGKLALGESFVHEGIVGSQFIGKVVATTQVGSYPAVIPSIEGKAFITGLYQFVVDPTDPLKDGFLLR; encoded by the coding sequence ATGCACATCAATCAGTTGTTTACGACGATCGAGGCCCATACCGGTGGGGAGCCGCTCCGCATCATAACAGGCGGCATCCCGCCGCTCGCGGGCGAGACGATTTTGGAGAAGAGACGATACTTTCGGGAGGAGCTGGACCATATCCGGCGGGTACTCATGTATGAACCGCGCGGCCATCATGGGATGTACGGATGTGTCATGACAGAGCCCGTCAGCCCAGATGCGGCATTTGGAGTGCTATTCATGCATAATGAGGGCTACAGTACTATGTGCGGGCATGGAATCATTGCAGTTGTGACCGCTGCGATTGAGACTGGAATACTTTGGATGGAAGGTCCAAACGAGCGTATTGTGATTGACAGTCCGGCAGGAAGAATCATTGCACACGCCACTGTGAAAGAATCGCTGGTCCATTCCGTCTCGTTTGAAAATGTCCCTTCCTTTGTTTTGGCACATGACGTTCCCATTGAATGGGGAGGACGTACTTTTTCTGTGGACATTTCTTTTGGCGGCGCATTCTATGCAGTTGTACAGGCAGAAGATATCGGGGTTCAGGTGGAAATGGAGCAATTGGTCGAGCTGCAAGAATGGGGCAGACGAATCAAGGAACAAATCGAGGCGAAAATGGAGGTCGTTCATCCGCTGGAGCCTGAGCTCAAAGGTATTTATGGGGTGATTATCTCGGATAAGCCGAGAGTGGAAGGATCGGATCTGCGCAACGTGACGATTTTCGCCGATAAGCAGGTCGATCGGTCCCCATGCGGTACAGGTACTGCGGCTCGCGTAGCCACCTTGCATGCGCGAGGAAAGCTGGCTCTTGGAGAATCGTTTGTCCATGAAGGAATTGTCGGAAGCCAGTTTATCGGCAAGGTGGTAGCAACAACCCAGGTGGGCAGTTATCCGGCTGTCATTCCGAGCATAGAAGGCAAGGCGTTCATCACAGGTCTGTATCAATTTGTCGTTGACCCTACGGACCCGCTGAAAGACGGATTTTTACTGCGATAG
- a CDS encoding dihydrodipicolinate synthase family protein has product MARFEGVYVAIVTPFTNDYEVDYKRLAELCDWLIQEGVDGLVPSGSLGEYATMTGEERAKVIQTVIAAAKGRVPVVVGSAAPSTRQAVEWVQFSKDAGAAGVMALPPINYKPLENEVFAHYEALNTVGLPIIAYNNPHDYKIDLTPDILARLAKFENIVAVKEFSGDVRRMQDILAQTDLEVMVGVDDLVMEGGLIGATGWISGVPNALPKEGVELFRLARAGKLGEAQALYRRLLPLFHYDASPQLVQSIKYMMELANFPVGPTRPPRLPLTEEYYAGIKKAFDYAVGAASGR; this is encoded by the coding sequence ATGGCAAGATTTGAAGGAGTGTACGTGGCGATTGTCACGCCGTTTACAAACGATTATGAGGTGGATTACAAGCGTTTGGCGGAATTGTGTGACTGGTTGATTCAGGAGGGCGTAGATGGACTGGTTCCGTCCGGTTCACTGGGGGAATACGCGACGATGACAGGAGAAGAGCGGGCCAAAGTCATTCAAACCGTAATCGCTGCTGCAAAAGGTCGAGTCCCGGTGGTCGTTGGCTCTGCTGCTCCGTCTACCCGTCAAGCAGTGGAATGGGTGCAATTCTCCAAGGATGCGGGAGCAGCAGGTGTGATGGCCTTGCCTCCGATTAACTACAAGCCATTGGAAAATGAAGTATTTGCCCACTATGAGGCACTGAACACCGTCGGGCTGCCGATTATTGCCTATAACAATCCTCATGACTATAAAATCGACCTGACACCGGACATTTTGGCAAGATTGGCGAAGTTCGAAAATATCGTTGCTGTAAAAGAATTCTCGGGTGACGTACGCCGTATGCAGGACATTCTCGCGCAGACGGACCTGGAAGTTATGGTCGGTGTAGACGATCTCGTCATGGAGGGCGGCTTGATCGGGGCGACAGGTTGGATTTCGGGTGTGCCAAATGCACTGCCAAAAGAAGGAGTGGAGCTGTTCCGTCTGGCACGGGCGGGTAAGCTCGGTGAAGCACAAGCGCTTTATCGTCGTTTGTTGCCACTGTTCCACTATGATGCAAGTCCACAGCTGGTACAGTCGATCAAATACATGATGGAGCTGGCGAATTTCCCTGTAGGACCGACTCGTCCGCCGCGTCTACCACTGACTGAAGAATACTACGCAGGTATTAAAAAGGCGTTTGACTACGCTGTCGGCGCTGCAAGTGGACGATAA
- a CDS encoding aldehyde dehydrogenase family protein, translated as MHSKNWIGGEWMTPSGKELTVKNPSRTTEEVGVLHLSDRSHVFAAEQAARAAQIGWAKQTGAARGEILFQMAAALETNADSLAQLASREMGKQLGEMRGELARGVSLLRYYAGEGMRSNGNLIPSSDTNVLQYSRRVPLGVVAVITPWNFPVAIPIWKIAPALICGNTVIWKPAENGSLTATRLAEIFAETKLPAGVLNLVIGKGREIGNTLTNEAEVDAVSFTGSSETGRQIAIACAGRNIKYQTEMGGKNAAVVLADADLDKTVPILLSGAFRSAGQKCTATSRIIVEKAIYQPLVERLQTAMETCRVGDASDLEAYLGPVASAAQYETVGQYIALANDEATVIAQSPSYAKEEQGYYIRPQIVEGVAANHRLVQEEVFGPLAVLLTADGFEEAVELCNQSVYGLSASLFTRDLASAHRFLDVAQAGMVRVNQETAGVEYQAPFGGMKLSSSHTREQGQAALDFYSTTKTCAIKYAW; from the coding sequence ATGCACAGCAAAAACTGGATTGGCGGCGAATGGATGACGCCGTCAGGGAAAGAACTAACCGTCAAAAACCCGTCGCGTACCACAGAAGAAGTCGGCGTTCTGCATCTATCTGATCGGTCACATGTTTTTGCCGCTGAACAGGCAGCCCGTGCCGCACAGATCGGTTGGGCAAAACAAACGGGTGCGGCTCGTGGCGAAATCCTTTTTCAAATGGCTGCTGCATTAGAGACAAATGCAGACAGCTTGGCACAGCTGGCAAGTCGGGAAATGGGCAAGCAGCTTGGTGAGATGCGCGGAGAATTGGCTCGCGGGGTCAGTCTGTTGCGCTATTATGCCGGAGAAGGGATGCGTTCCAACGGCAACCTGATTCCTTCTTCAGATACGAACGTGCTGCAATACAGCCGTCGTGTCCCGCTCGGAGTTGTGGCGGTCATCACACCATGGAACTTCCCTGTCGCGATCCCCATCTGGAAGATCGCCCCTGCACTCATTTGCGGGAACACGGTTATCTGGAAGCCAGCGGAAAATGGTTCGCTCACAGCGACACGACTAGCTGAAATATTTGCGGAAACAAAGCTGCCTGCGGGTGTGCTGAATCTGGTGATTGGCAAGGGCCGGGAGATCGGCAACACACTCACGAATGAAGCCGAAGTCGATGCAGTCAGCTTTACGGGTTCATCGGAAACAGGCAGACAGATTGCGATCGCGTGCGCGGGTCGGAACATCAAATATCAAACTGAAATGGGCGGGAAAAATGCAGCAGTCGTTTTGGCTGATGCTGATCTGGACAAAACCGTTCCGATTTTGCTCAGTGGCGCGTTTCGATCGGCTGGTCAAAAATGTACGGCTACCAGCAGGATCATTGTCGAAAAAGCGATCTATCAGCCACTTGTTGAGCGATTGCAAACGGCAATGGAGACATGCCGGGTAGGAGATGCCAGCGATCTAGAAGCGTATTTGGGGCCAGTTGCCTCGGCTGCACAGTATGAGACGGTTGGGCAATACATCGCCTTGGCGAATGATGAAGCGACAGTCATTGCCCAGAGCCCCTCCTATGCAAAAGAGGAGCAAGGCTATTACATCCGTCCCCAAATTGTTGAGGGTGTCGCTGCTAATCATCGCCTTGTTCAGGAGGAAGTGTTCGGACCATTGGCTGTGCTTTTGACAGCAGACGGTTTTGAAGAGGCGGTGGAGCTGTGCAATCAGTCTGTATACGGACTGAGTGCTTCGCTGTTCACCCGAGATTTGGCGAGTGCCCATCGCTTCTTGGATGTGGCGCAGGCGGGAATGGTTCGGGTCAATCAGGAGACGGCAGGTGTGGAATACCAGGCTCCATTTGGCGGCATGAAGCTGTCCAGCTCGCATACACGAGAGCAGGGTCAGGCGGCGCTCGATTTCTACAGTACGACGAAAACATGCGCGATCAAATACGCGTGGTGA